A part of Sulfurifustis variabilis genomic DNA contains:
- a CDS encoding TusE/DsrC/DsvC family sulfur relay protein: protein MATIEVAGKTIEVDEEGYLTNRTDWTEEVATEMAKIDNCDLTDNHWEVINFLREYYDEYQIAPAVRVLTKAIGKKLGPDKGNSKYLYELFPYGPAKQACKYAGLPKPTGCV from the coding sequence ATGGCGACGATCGAAGTAGCGGGCAAGACCATCGAGGTCGACGAGGAGGGATACCTCACCAATCGCACCGACTGGACCGAGGAAGTCGCGACGGAGATGGCCAAGATCGACAACTGCGATCTGACCGACAACCACTGGGAAGTGATCAACTTCCTGCGCGAGTACTACGACGAGTACCAGATCGCCCCGGCGGTGCGCGTGCTCACCAAGGCCATCGGCAAGAAGCTCGGCCCGGACAAGGGCAACAGCAAGTACCTCTACGAGCTGTTCCCGTACGGCCCGGCGAAGCAGGCGTGCAAATACGCCGGTCTGCCGAAGCCGACCGGCTGCGTCTGA
- a CDS encoding respiratory nitrate reductase subunit gamma, whose protein sequence is MSAVTVIYVVLFYVATAIFLAGLARKVYVYARTPQPLKIPTTPAPTTRAGVWMRMAREVTVFESLFKSNKWIWLFGWIFHFALLLAFFRHLRYAITPESFLWPFVSLELVQTAGKYGGYAMVIGLLGLLGRRIVVDRVRYISSPSDFLMLLLLLGIAGSGLMMTFVSHTDIVALKAFLLGLMLFDWQPLPASAPLLIHLGLVVVLMIVFPFSKLLHAPGVFFSPTRNQVDNPREQRWVAGWSAEPPTSGRAG, encoded by the coding sequence ATGTCGGCGGTGACCGTCATCTACGTCGTGCTGTTCTACGTCGCGACCGCGATCTTTCTGGCGGGGCTCGCGCGCAAGGTGTACGTCTACGCGCGCACACCCCAGCCGTTGAAGATCCCCACCACACCGGCCCCGACCACCCGGGCGGGCGTGTGGATGCGGATGGCCCGCGAGGTCACCGTGTTCGAGAGCCTGTTCAAGTCCAACAAGTGGATCTGGCTCTTCGGATGGATCTTCCACTTCGCGCTGCTGCTCGCCTTCTTCCGGCACCTGCGCTACGCGATCACGCCGGAGTCGTTTCTGTGGCCCTTCGTAAGCCTGGAGCTGGTGCAAACGGCGGGCAAATACGGCGGGTATGCCATGGTCATCGGACTGCTGGGCCTGCTCGGGCGCCGGATCGTGGTCGACCGCGTGCGCTACATCTCGAGCCCGTCCGACTTCCTCATGCTGCTGCTCCTGCTCGGGATCGCGGGCAGCGGGCTGATGATGACGTTCGTGTCGCATACCGACATCGTCGCGCTCAAGGCCTTCCTCCTCGGCCTGATGCTGTTCGACTGGCAGCCGCTGCCGGCGAGCGCGCCGCTCCTGATTCACCTCGGCCTCGTCGTCGTATTGATGATCGTGTTCCCCTTCTCGAAGTTGCTGCATGCCCCGGGCGTGTTCTTCAGCCCGACTCGCAACCAGGTCGACAATCCGCGCGAGCAGCGCTGGGTCGCCGGCTGGAGCGCCGAGCCTCCCACTTCCGGGCGTGCGGGGTGA
- the dsrK gene encoding sulfate reduction electron transfer complex DsrMKJOP subunit DsrK, translating to MAAKFETPTLKEYIEIPHVHPGAMAESKSYAAKPEHNTALGFPGELVENWEQVAVMKLGDLVSKSRALQVFLDSCVKCGACTDKCHYYLGTSDPKNMPVARQDLLRSVYRRYYTTAGKLFPKLVGARDMTKDVLDEWYNYYHQCSQCRRCSVFCPYGIDTAEISMAARDIMDAVGVGQKYSNEIIGKVHRIGNNLGLPEPALADTLEGLEEDVKDETGVDVKYPLDVKGADVLLITPSADFFAEPHVDGLIGYGKVFHAAGISWTLSSHASEAANFSMFIGSHANLKKQAMRIREAALDLGVKRIIVGECGHAWRVAYSFWNTLIGPFDFLDRRYPVPQHICEFTYDLIQRGALRFDKSANDDKVVTFHDSCNVARASRMGDMPGGQFIIPRAVVQASVNKFVDMAPETIGEATFCCGGGGGLLTDELMEVRVKGAMPRMQALREVVEQHGVTHIAAICAICKAQFTKILPYYEFPMDMIQSVHGLVSKAIRLGPVNE from the coding sequence ATGGCGGCTAAATTCGAAACCCCGACCCTGAAGGAGTACATCGAGATCCCGCACGTCCATCCGGGCGCGATGGCGGAATCGAAGTCGTACGCCGCCAAACCCGAGCACAATACCGCGCTCGGCTTCCCCGGCGAGCTCGTCGAGAACTGGGAGCAGGTCGCCGTCATGAAGCTCGGCGACCTGGTCTCGAAGTCCCGCGCCCTGCAGGTGTTCCTCGACTCGTGCGTCAAGTGCGGCGCCTGCACCGACAAGTGCCATTACTATCTCGGCACCTCCGATCCGAAGAACATGCCGGTGGCGCGCCAGGACCTGCTGCGCAGCGTCTACCGCCGCTACTACACGACCGCCGGCAAGCTCTTTCCGAAGCTCGTCGGCGCGCGCGACATGACGAAGGACGTGCTGGACGAGTGGTACAACTACTACCACCAATGCTCGCAATGCCGCCGGTGCTCGGTCTTCTGCCCCTACGGTATCGACACCGCCGAGATCTCGATGGCGGCACGCGACATCATGGACGCCGTCGGCGTCGGCCAAAAGTACTCCAACGAGATCATCGGCAAGGTCCATCGCATCGGCAACAACCTCGGCCTGCCCGAGCCGGCCCTGGCCGACACGCTTGAAGGTCTCGAAGAGGACGTGAAGGACGAGACGGGGGTGGACGTGAAGTACCCGCTCGACGTCAAGGGCGCCGATGTGCTGCTCATCACGCCGTCCGCCGACTTCTTCGCGGAGCCGCACGTCGACGGGCTGATCGGTTACGGCAAGGTATTCCATGCCGCCGGTATCTCCTGGACGCTGTCCTCGCACGCCTCCGAGGCCGCCAACTTCTCGATGTTCATCGGGTCGCACGCCAACCTCAAGAAGCAGGCCATGCGCATCCGCGAGGCGGCGCTCGACCTCGGCGTGAAGCGCATCATCGTCGGCGAGTGCGGCCACGCGTGGCGCGTCGCCTACTCCTTCTGGAACACCCTGATCGGGCCGTTCGATTTCCTCGATCGCCGCTATCCGGTGCCGCAGCACATCTGCGAGTTCACCTACGACCTCATCCAGCGCGGCGCGCTCAGGTTCGACAAGAGCGCGAACGACGACAAGGTCGTGACCTTCCACGACTCGTGCAACGTCGCGCGCGCCTCGCGCATGGGCGACATGCCGGGCGGGCAGTTCATCATTCCGCGCGCGGTGGTGCAGGCATCCGTGAACAAGTTCGTCGACATGGCGCCGGAGACCATCGGCGAGGCGACCTTCTGCTGCGGCGGCGGGGGCGGGCTGCTCACCGACGAGCTCATGGAGGTTCGCGTGAAGGGCGCGATGCCGCGCATGCAGGCCCTGCGGGAGGTCGTCGAGCAGCACGGGGTGACCCACATCGCGGCGATCTGCGCGATCTGCAAGGCGCAGTTCACGAAGATCCTGCCCTACTACGAGTTCCCCATGGACATGATCCAGAGCGTCCACGGGCTGGTCAGCAAGGCAATCCGTTTGGGACCGGTCAACGAGTGA